From Daucus carota subsp. sativus chromosome 6, DH1 v3.0, whole genome shotgun sequence:
TGACTTTGgatttgattgatttataaattctaGTCATAGCCCAAGTTTTGAATTGTTGGCAAAATGAGTGAAGCTAAGGTGAACCAGCCTTTGATCCCACCATCTTATTTGCGAAAACTTCCTGATTTTAAGCAGTCTATTAAGTTAAAGTATGTTAAACTTGGCTATCATTACCTTATTACTCATGGAATGTACCTATTTTTATCCCCTCTTGTGGTTGTTCTTGCGGCTCAATTGTCTACATTTTCGCTCCGAGATATCTACATTCTTTGGGACCATTTGAGGTTCAATCTTATATCGGTGGTTGTTTGTTCGACCCTTCTGGTCTTTCTTTCAACCCTCTACTTCCTTACCCGTCCTCGCCCTGTTTACCTTGTTAACTTTTCATGCTATAAACCTGAAGAGGATAGGAAATGCACGAGGCAGACTTTCATGGAGAAATCCAAGCTCACAGGCAACTTTACGGATGCAAACCTTGATTTTCAGAGGAAAATTCTTGAGAGGTCAGGTCTTGGCGAAGATACATACCTTCCTGAAGCTGTACTTAGAGTACCTCCAAATCCGTGTATGGCGGAAGCAAGAAAGGAAGCTGAACTTGTGATGTTTGGTGCTATCGATGAGCTCTTAGCGAAAACCTCTCTGAAGCCGAAAGACATTGGGGTTTTAATTGTCAACTGTAGTTTGTTTAATCCCACCCCTTCTCTTGCATCTATGGTTATTAATCATTACAAACTTCGAGGGAATATCTTGAGTTATAATCTTGGTGGGATGGGTTGCAGCGCTGGTTTAATCTCAATCGATTTAGCTAAAGATCTTCTTCAAGTCCATCCCAATTCATATGCTCTAGTAATCAGCATGGAGAACATCACATTGAATTGGTATTTTGGAAATGAGAGGTCAATGCTTGTTTCTAATTGCTTATTCCGTATGGGAGGGGCTGCTATTCTGCTTTCAAACAAGAGGTCAGATCGGCGTCGATCCAAGTACCAGCTGGTCCATACTGTCAGAACCCACAAAGGTTCCGATGACAAATGCTTTTCTTGTGTTACTCAATTGGAGGATCCTGCTGGAAAAGTTGGAGTTGCTTTGTCAAAGGATCTGATGGCCGTTGCTGGGGATGCTTTGAAGACCAATATAACTACACTTGGTCCTCTTGTGCTGCCAATGTCTGAACAGCTGCTCTTCTTTGCTACATTGGTCGGGAAGAAACTTTTCAGGATGAAGATAAAGCCTTACATCCCAGATTTTAAACTTGCATTCGAGCATTTCTGCATTCATGCTGGAGGAAGAGCTGTGCTGGATGAACTGGAGAAGAACCTGCAGCTCAGTGATTGGCATATGGAGCCATCAAGGATGACACTTAATCGATTTGGAAACACTTCTAGCAGCTCTCTGTGGTATGAATTGGCATATTCAGAAGCAAAAGGGAGGATCAAGAAGGGAGATAGAGCATGGCAGATAGCATTTGGTTCTGGATTCAAGTGTAATAGTGCAGTTTGGAAGGCTCTGAGGACTCTCAACCCCGCAAAGGAGAAAAGTCCATGGATGGATGAGATTCACAAATTCCCAGTGGATGTTCCAAAGGTCTCTGCTGTCTAAAGTCTGagaaagtataattttattaccAACTGCATTTTACATAATTCTGCTTCGTGTCAGATTATTGGAGTTACTCAGGGTAGTGGGGAAATGACTAGAGCATGTCTGGTTAAAGATTAGTCGTGTTTGTTTAAGATTACAAATTGTAACCTGGTGATGACCAAAATTTAAATCTTATTTATTGGCAGATGCGTATTGGcatgaatatttattttgggGCCCAACTTTAAATAAGCTGGTCTACTTTAAGCCGTTTCATAATGATTTTGAAATCTCATTTGCATTTATTTTTGTCTCACGTTATGTTCATGATTTGTAGTTGTTTATATGTTCACTTGGGTGTGAGTTGTTCCTCATCTAAAACTTGCATGCTCCTGGTTTAGTGTAATCGATGGGTCTGGTAAATTGGTTGAGAATCCATATGACTTGGTTCTGGTTGTTTGTTGGGGTAACAATACTGTACAATTAGTTGAGAATCCATATGACTTGGTTCTGGTTGTTTGTTGGggcaagagcatctccaagagcctcctagTTGACTCCTAAATATAACATAAAcaatgtggctcttagcaatttagtacaaagttaagagtgtaaactccaacaatactctctatatcttttctctatttcatattttattcctaTGGGGCTCCACTATCACAAAGTCAAgtggaggtgaattggagggaaggaattttttattgtgaaaaataaagttAAGAGCtgtgtggtggctcttaactttgaagagagaggagagagaaataagaggctcttagtgatttaaagagtcattaagagtctcttggagcaattTTTTTCCTTATCCTCCTCAAATTTCAGGTTAAGAGTCTTAATGAATAGCCTCTTGGATAATACTGTACATAAGGAAGCTATTACTGTACATAAGGAAGCTATTTTTACGATGCCATGGTCTCTGGTGATTGCAGTCGGCCGAAGAAGGCCTGATAGGAGTATTCAGTGTCCCCAGAGCTTGAAAATGAGATTCTTACAGACACTGGTCTGTTACTGTCTGTTACTGAGATCAAGTAATGTGAAATATGATGAAAGCCATAGCAGTTTCACAAATGTGATGTGTGATGGTAGGTTGAGTGTCCATTTTATGACTCTTGAGAGCAGATACACATATTTGTCAAACAGTGACCACCCTTGTTGactcaaacaaaaaaaacatgttTGATATGCATTAATTCATGTGCAAAACACTATTCACAAATCACTCTCCATCTTTTTACATTTAACACAGATTACAACAATTTAACAACACATCACCATTTACATTACAATATGTACACATGGTCTTAAACATAATATAAGCAAGAATTTGCACATGTAGTCTGTTAACTATAAAATATCACATGCGTGAACTAAATGAAAATTGCAAGATTATTCATTATGTACATAAATATTTGTCCAATAGACCATTGCTTTACAAGTTTGTACAATGTAATTTGCCACCCAAATACAATGATTATGTCATAATTAGTCGGATTATTTttgttcataaatatttttcaaaagataaaTACTTActtttatgaaataaataatatcatatattaattaatatttattttttttttttaaaaatgctcTGCGGAAAAAGGGTTGGTGCCAATTGGAGTAACCCAAAAGCTGCGCATACTCCGAACATATAAATCAtcgaataaatattaaaaatgataggcagttacaataaaataataatccaAACGgcccaaaaaataaaatttcatccTCCTCCTCTATGCAGAGCATCTTCTTCCTCTTATCCAATTTCAAGAAATGTCACCCTTTTAACTTTA
This genomic window contains:
- the LOC108193005 gene encoding 3-ketoacyl-CoA synthase 11, with protein sequence MSEAKVNQPLIPPSYLRKLPDFKQSIKLKYVKLGYHYLITHGMYLFLSPLVVVLAAQLSTFSLRDIYILWDHLRFNLISVVVCSTLLVFLSTLYFLTRPRPVYLVNFSCYKPEEDRKCTRQTFMEKSKLTGNFTDANLDFQRKILERSGLGEDTYLPEAVLRVPPNPCMAEARKEAELVMFGAIDELLAKTSLKPKDIGVLIVNCSLFNPTPSLASMVINHYKLRGNILSYNLGGMGCSAGLISIDLAKDLLQVHPNSYALVISMENITLNWYFGNERSMLVSNCLFRMGGAAILLSNKRSDRRRSKYQLVHTVRTHKGSDDKCFSCVTQLEDPAGKVGVALSKDLMAVAGDALKTNITTLGPLVLPMSEQLLFFATLVGKKLFRMKIKPYIPDFKLAFEHFCIHAGGRAVLDELEKNLQLSDWHMEPSRMTLNRFGNTSSSSLWYELAYSEAKGRIKKGDRAWQIAFGSGFKCNSAVWKALRTLNPAKEKSPWMDEIHKFPVDVPKVSAV